One part of the Aricia agestis chromosome Z, ilAriAges1.1, whole genome shotgun sequence genome encodes these proteins:
- the LOC121738328 gene encoding ubiquitin domain-containing protein UBFD1-like, translated as MDDILAVKSAPKEIFEEKSSSQSSKEPLCMQKNHRKVLDKGIPPDVMPGIKGVKEPLPPVPLSGMLNKHGGKVRLTFKPEQDQLWLGTKERTEKLAMHSLD; from the exons ATGGATGATATATTGGCTGTGAAGAGTGCACCAAAG GAAATATTTGAAGAGAAGTCTAGCAGTCAATCCAGCAAAGAGCCATTGTGTATGCAGAAGAACCATAGAAAAGTTTTAGATAAGGGTATTCCACCAGATGTAATGCCTGGAATAAAGGGAGTCAAG GAACCTTTACCACCTGTGCCACTCAGTGGGATGTTGAATAAACATGGAGGCAAAGTTAGACTAACATTCAAACCAGAGCAGGATCAGCTTTGGCTCGGAACCAAGGAGCGCACAGAGAAACTTGCTATGCAc agtctagactga